TTTTCCGAACAGGTGATCCGCCCGACCGGCCTTCTGGACCCCAAGGTGGAGATCCGGCCCGTCGATATGCAGGTGGACGATCTCTTGGACGAGATCCGCCGCGTATCGGCGGCCGGGCTGCGCACCCTCGTCACCGTGCTGACCAAACGCATGGCCGAGGATCTGACCGAATATTTCCACGAACAGGGCATCCGCATCCGCTACATGCATTCCGACATCGACACGATCGAGCGGATCGAGATCCTGCGCGATCTGCGCCTTGGGGCGTTCGATGTGCTGGTGGGCATCAACCTCCTGCGCGAGGGCCTCGACATTCCCGAATGCGGGCTGGTGGCGATCCTCGATGCCGACAAGGAAGGGTTCCTGCGGTCCGAAACCTCGCTGATCCAGACGATCGGCCGGGCCGCGCGCAACGCCGAAGGCCGCGTCATCATGTATGCCGACCGGATCACCGGATCGATGGAACGCGCCATGCGCGAGACCGATCGGCGCCGGGAAAAGCAGATGGCCTACAACACCCTGCACGGCATCACCCCGCAAACGGTGAAGAAGAACGTGGAGGATGTCCTGTCCGGTCTGTGGCAGGGCGACACGGACCAGAGCCGCGTGACCGCCAAGGTGGACAAGCCGATGGTCGGCTCCAACCTTTCGGCGCATCTCGATGCGCTGCGCGTTCAGATGCGCAAAGCCGCCGAGAACCTCGAATTCGAGGAGGCGGCCCGTCTGCGCGACGAGGTGAAGCGGCTGGAAGCGGTCGAGCTGGCGGTGGCGGACGACCCCCTCACCCGCCAATCGGCCGTGGAGGAGGCGCAGGAGGCGGCGCTGGCCGGATCGGGGCGCTCCACCGCCGGGCGCGCGGGCCAGCGGGGCGGCAACAAGCGTCGCCGCCGCTGACGCCGAGGCTTGCCGCGGCCCGCGCGCCGCGTCATGATCCGCCGAAACATCCTGAACTGCATGGAAAATTCGGTGCCCACGTCTGATCTGATCTTCATCATTGGCCGGCAGCGCAGCGGCACGACCGTGTTCCGCCGCCTTCTGGCCCGGCATGGCGCGCTCGATTGCGACGAGATCTTCCACGGGAATCTGAACGCCCGGCACCGGTTCTACGGCTTCGTCCGCGACCGCGCCGCGCAGGATCCGGCCATGGTGCATCCCGAGCATCACGCCTTCTTGTTCCGCAAATACATCGAGCGGCAGCGCGAGGTGGCGGCCGGGCGCAAGCTGGCGATGGATGTGAAGTATTTCGGCCTGAACCTGATCCCCCAGCGCGAGGATGTGGACAGCCGCAGCCCCTTCATCGTCAGCTTCCTGCAGGAATCGCAGGCCCATGTCGTGCATCTCGTGCGGCGCAACAAGCTGCGCATCTTCGTCTCCGAAGAGATGGCGACGATGACCGGGCGCTGGTCGGCGGAAACGGCGGGCGATCTCGTGACGCGCAAACCCGCGCTGGAGATCGACGTGCGGCGCGCCGTCACGGCGATCCGCACGCTTTTGCAGCAGGACCGCCGCGTCGGCGCCCTTCTGGATGCCGTCCCGCAGGTGGAGCGTGTCTTCTATGACGAGATGTTCGATGCCGAGGGGCATTTCCAGCCCCCCGTGCGCCGCCTCGCCGCGCGGATGATGGACATCCCCGAAGCCAGCAGCCAGCCGGACAATCTGAAGATGAACCCCGAACGCCTGCGCGATCTGGTCGCCAATTACGACGATCTAGCCCGCGCCCTTCAGGGCACGGCGCATGAATGGATGCTGACCGATCCGAACTAGGGGGGCCATCAGGCCCCGGGCAGGATCTTTCCGGGGTTCATGATGCCCTGCGGATCGACGGCGGCCTTCAGCGCCGCCATCAGCGCCAGCGCGCCGGGGTCGTATTCCTCGGTCAGGTAATCGGCCTTGCCGATGCCGACGCCATGTTCGCCCGTGCAGGTGCCGCCCACCGACAGCGCGTGGCGCACCATGGCGGCATTGGCCTGCTTCACCGCCGCCGCCTCGGCCTCGCTCTCCGGGTCCATGGCAAAGACGACGTGGAAATTGCCATCCCCCACATGGCCGAGGATCACCGCCGGCACCGGACAATCGGCCAAGAGCCCCCGCGCATGATGGATCGCCCCGCTAAGTTCGGAGACCGGCACGCAGACATCCGACACCCACCCCCGGCAGCCCGGCCGCTGGCCGAGGATCGCATACCACGCCTCGTGCCGCGCCTTCCACAACCGCGCCCGCGCCGGGGCGTCATGGGCGGCCTCGAAGCCCTGCCCGCCGAATTCGGCCACGATCTCGCCCACGAGGGCGGCCTGTTCGGCGACCGAGGCATCCGATCCGTGAAACTCGAAGGCGAGCATGTCGGCCACCGGCAGATCCAGCCCCGAATGGGCGTTCACCGCCGCCACGAGGCCGCGATCCATAAGCTCCATCCGCGCGACGGGGATGCCGTATTGCACGACGGCGGTGGCGGCGGCGACGGCGCTCTCCACATCCTCGAACCGGCACACCGCCGCCGAAATCGCCTGCGGGATGCCGTGCAGGCGCAGCGTCACCTCGGTGATGATGCCAAGCGTGCCCTCCGCCCCGACGAAGAGCCGCGTCAGATCGTAGCCCGCCGCCGATTTGCGCGCCCGCCCGCCCGTGCGGATCACCTCGCCATTCGCCAAGACCACCGTCAGCGACAGCACCGCCTCGCGCATGGTGCCGTAGCGCACCGCATTCGTGCCCGACGCGCGGGTGGAGGCCATGCCCCCCAGCGTCGCATTCGCCCCCGGATCGATCGGAAAGAACAGGCCCTGATCGCGCAGCCAGCTGTTCAGCGCCTCCCGGGTGACGCCCGCCTCCACCGTGCAATCCATATCCTCGGCCGAGACGCGCAGCACCCGGTCCATGCCCGTCAGATCCAGCGACACCCCGCCGCGCACCGCCGACAGATGCCCCTCCAGCGAGGTGCCGGCGCCATGGGCGATCACCGGGATGCCCGCCGCGGCACACAGGCGGACGACCTCCTGAACCTCTTCGGTCGATCGGGCCATCACCACCGCATCGGGAGCTGCGATCCGGTGATGCGCCTCACCCCCCGCATGCTGCACCCGCAGCGCGTCCGAGGTGGAGAAACGCGCGCCGAAACGGGCACGCAGGGTATCGAAGACGGTCATGGACGGCTCCCCAGCTTGTTCGGGCCTATTCTACGTCCGCCCGGCCGGGGGCCGCAACCTGCGGCGGGAATGTCGCAAACGCGGCCGATTCCCGATTATTTCCATCAACAATGTTTGCGGATCACGGAAATGTTGGTAGCAGATTGCGTCCCTCGAATCCCCGGAGCCCTGCCATGCGCCTTCACCGAACCCTCCTCGTTGCCGGAACCAGCCTTCTGGCGCTGAGCCTTGCCGCCAAGGCGCAAGACGACGCCACCGCGCTGGAGGCGATCGTGGTCACAGGCGCCCCCGATCCGACCGCGCCTGCGGGCGGCTTCGTCGCCACGGGTCAGGCCAGCGCGACCAAGACCGGCACCGCCCGCATCGACACGCAGCAGACCACGTCGGTCGTCACGTCCGAACAGATCACCGCGCAGGGTGCCCGGACGCTGGGGCAGGCGCTGAACTATTCCGCCGGCACCTTCGGCGAGCCCTATGGTCAGGATTCGCGCGGCGACGCCCCGCGCCTGCGGGGCTTCGACGGCGGCAATTCGCAGTTCCTGAACGGGCTGAAACTGCTGCGCAGCAACACCACCCCCTCGTTCGAGACCTACGGGCTGGAGCGGATCGAGGTGCTGCACGGCCCGGCGGGCGTGCTCTATGGCGCGGGCAATCCGGGCGGCATGATCAACATGATCCAGAAACGCGCCCAGTTCGACACGTTCAACGAGGTCGGCCTGTCCTTCGGCACCGATGACCGGGCGGAGACGTTCTTCGATCTGAACCGCACCGTCGGCACCGATGTCGCCTATCGATTCACGGGCGTGCTGCGCAGCCAGACCGGCGCCGCCGAGGAGATCGAGGATGACCGCATCTACCTTGCGCCCAGCGTCACATGGCAGATCAACGGCGAGGATACGCTGACCTTCCTCGGCAGCTATCAGTGGGACAACCCCGAACAGCCGACCTCGGTCTCCACCGACGCGCTGATCGGGGGCAGCGACGCGATCGGCCGCGACACCTATATCGGCGAGGAGGATTACAACCACTCCGACCGCAAGCAGGTCAATCTCGGCGTCGAATGGCAGCACCGGTTCAACGACAACTGGTCGCTGACCCAAGGCTTGCGGTATCAGAGCTTCGATTGGGATTACCAATGGCTCTATTTCTCGTCGCTGACGGGGGACACGATCAATCGGGGCGCGATCGAACAGGACGAGGATACCGAAACGGTGAACCTCGACACCCGCCTGACGGGCCATGCCCGCACCGGCGCGGTGGATCACACGCTGCTCTTCGGGCTCGACATCCGCCGCTACGACGAACTGACGCAGACCGCCTTCGGGCGGGGGGTGCCGGGGCTCTCGGCATCGGATCCGCAATACGGCGCCACCGTCGATCCCGAGATCTGGTACGAGGCCGAGAACGACCTGACCTACCGGCAGACGGGCATCTATGCGCAGGACGAATTGCGCGTCGATCGCTGGCGCGCGACGCTGGGCCTGCGCCATGATTGGTCCAGCCGCGAGGGCACGACCTATTCCAACTTCGCCGGCACCACCGATGTCGATGAGGATACGAGCGAGACGACCGGCCGCGCCGGGCTGTCCTATGTCTTCGACAACGGGTTTGCGCCCTTCGTCAGCTATGCCACCACCTTCGATCCGGTCGTCGGCACGGACGAGCTGACGGGCGATCCGCTGGATCCGACCTCGGGGCGGCAGTGGGAGGTGGGCGTGAAATATCAGCCCGCAGGGTTCGACGGCTTCTTCACCGCCACGCTGTTCGACATTGAACAGAAGAACGTCACGGTCAGCGTCCTCGACAGCGCAAGCGGCGTCGTCACGTCGCGGCAGCGCGGGCAGGTCGATTCCAAGGGGCTGGAACTGGAAGGTGTGGCGCAACTGAGCCCGGCTTGGACACTGCGCGCCGCCTACAGCTACACCGATGCCGAAACGGTCAGCGACGATTACGCGGGCCTCGTTCCCGAAAACACGCCCGAAGATGTGGCGAGCCTCTGGGTCGGCTACGATTTCGATCCGGCGGGGCCGCTTGCGGGCCTGAACCTCGGTGGGGGCATCCGGTATTTCGGGGCGCGCTTCGGCGATGCGGCGAACACCTACCGGATGGACGGGGAAACGCTGCTCGACGCCTCGGTCTCTTATGTCCACGAGGCCGTCACCGCGCGGGTGACGGTGCAGAACCTGACGGACGAGGAATACCTTGCCCAATGCGGCAGCTTCGGCTGCACCTATGGCGCGGGGCGGACGGTGATCGCGGACGTTTCCTACCGCTGGTGATATCCCGCCGGCGCTCGCAAAGCGTGCTTGCGTGATACCTGATCGAATTGGTATGGATATGGGACTCGGGGCCCCAAGGGGTGCTGCCGGCGCGACAGGAGATGACCGATGCAACGGACGACCGCCTTCCTTGCCATACCCGCCGCCACCTTCCTTCCCGGCCTGATCCAGCGCGCGACCGAACTGGAACTGGCCGTGAGCGACACGCCGCGCGGCAAATCGGTCAACATGTTCTATGGCACGCTGGAGGTGATCGACACCGGCCCGAGCACCACGGTGGAACTGACCTCCGCCGATGGGGCCCAGCTTGTCAGCCTGCGCGAAACGCTCAGCTGGCATCTGGATCAGGCCGGGCTGAATCACTGCGTCACATGGGCCAAGATGCGCGTCGGGGCCAATCCGGCGAACATGGCGCTGGGCCGCGTGGCGCGGGTGCTCGACATCTCGCCCAATTTCCGGCGCATCCGCCTTGCGGGGGATTACACGCGCTTTCTGAACGGCGGGCTGCATTTCCGCCTGCTGATCGGCCCCGAGGGCGCCGATTGGCCCACCGCCGACGACACCGGCGGCACCGTCTGGCCGGGCGGCGTGGAGGCATGGCACCGCCCCGCCTATACCGTGCGCGACATCTGCCCCGAGGGGCGGTGGATCGATTTCGACCTCTTCCGCCACGAAGGCGGCCGCGCGCATGACTGGTCCGGCACGCTTTCGCCGGGGCAGGAGGTCGGGCTGACCGGTCCCGGCGGCACGGGCCTGTCCGAAGCCCCATGGATCGGCCTGTTCGGCGACGAAACCGCCCTGCCCGCCGTCATCCGCATGATCCGCGGCGCGCCCGAGGGCACGGTGGGCGAGGCCGTGATCCTCGTTCCGACCGAAGCCGATATTCAACGCGTCGCCTGTCCGCCGGGCATCACCCTGCGTTGGGCGCTGCGCGAGCGGGGGGACACGCTGATCGACGCCTTCCGCGCCGCCCGCGTGCCCGACGGCCCCCGCTATGTCTATTTCGCGTCCGAGAAGGCCGAGGCCGCCGCCGCGCGCGAACATGGCGCGGCGCTTGGCCTGAAGCGGGGCGAGTTGCACGCCCTCGCCTATTGGACGGCCGATTAGGCCCCCATCCGCCGCGACAGATACCGCGCCAGCGTCGGCGCGGTCAGCAGCACGAAGAAGAAGCGCGCGATCTGCATCGCCATCACGAAGGGCACATCCACGTCCGAGGCGCTGGCGATGATGGCCACCGTATCGGCCCCGCCCGGCGTCGTGGCCAGATACGCCGTCAGCGGATCGACCCCGGCGAACCGCACCAGCGCCAGCGCGAACAGCCCCCCGACCGCTATCAGCGCGACCACCGACATCAGCACCCGCGGCAGGGCATGGGCGGCATGGCGCACCACCGCCGGGGTGAAGCGCATCCCCACCGTCAGTCCGATCACCACATAGCAGATCGCCAGCAGCCAGAAGGGCAGCGTGATCGCAAGAACCCCGGTGAAGCTGAGGATCAGCCCCACGATCAGCGACAGCAGCAGCGCCCCGCCCGGCAAGCGCACGCGCATTGCCAACAGCCCGCAGGCCGCCGCCACCGCCAGCGTACCGATCAGCGGCCCGGTGGCCAGCGCCGCATGCACCGTCGGCACGGCGACGCCCTCGCCCCCCGCGCCCAGAAAGCGCGTCAGCAGCATCGCCACCACCGCGCAGCACACCACGCGGGTGTACTGCATGAAGGCCACCAGCCGCATGTCCGCCCCGAAGGATTCGGACATGATCGTCATCACGCTGGCCGCCCCCGGCGCCGATCCCCAGATCGCCGTCGACCCCGGAAACAGCCGCGCGCGCGAGATCGACCAGCCGAGCGCCGCCGCCGCCACGACGGTGGACATGACGCCAAGGACGAACAGGAGCCAGTCCTTGCGCAGCTCGGTCCCGATGTCATGCGGGATGCTGCCCGCCATCATCAGCCCCACCACGGCCTGCGCCGCGACGAAGCCGCGCCGGTCGATCGCGACCGTGCCGCCCGCGACGGCCAGCACGATGGCCGCGATCATCGGCCCCAGAAGGAAGGCCGCCGGAAGCCCGCCCAGCTCCAACGCCGCGGTAAGCGCCCCCGCCAGCGCCACCAGCACCGCCCAGCGGACCGGTCGGCCCGCTGCGGCCATACGCTTTGCAAAGCGGACCATCGGCCCGGATCAGTCGCCCAAGCGGCCCGTCAGGCGGGCGTGGAACGCGCCGCTGCGGGCATCGAGGCCGGTGAAGTGGCAGGTCGTTCCATGCGCGGCATAACGGGTCTGGATCGAATCCAGCGCCGCCACCGTGGACGCGTCCCAGATCTGCGACCGGGCGAAGTCGATCGTGACCTCGGCCGGGTCCTCCGCATAGCGGAACCGCTCGAACAGATCGTTGCTGGAGCCGAAGAACAGCGGGCCGTCCACTTCGTAGAAGGCGTGATGGCCGCTCTCGGACAGGGTGCGCCGCACCTCGATCACATGGGCGACGCGGCGCGCGAAGAACAAGACCGCTAGAACGACGCCGCCCGCAATGCCGATGGCAAGGTTGTGCGTCAGCACCGTCAGCCCGACCGTCACCGCCATCACCAGCGTTTCGGGAATGGGCATGGTGCGCAGCGTGCTGGGGCGGACCGAATGCCAATCCACCGTCTGCACCGACACCACCATCATCACCGCCGCCAGCGCCACCATCGGGATCTGCGCCATCACGCCCGACAGGATGGTGACGAGGATCAGCAGCACCGCACCCGCCGCCAGCGTCGACACGCGCGACCGGGCGCCGCCGATCTTCACGTTCACCACCGTCTGCCCGATCATCGCGCAGCCGGCGATCCCGCCGTAAAAGCCCGCCGCGATGTTCGCAACGCCCAGTGCCCAGCTTTCACGCCCCTTGTGGGACCGGGTATCCGTGATCTCGTCCACCAGCTTGGCCGTCAGGAGCGACTCCAGAAGGCCGACGAACGCGACGCTCAGCGCCGGACCCCAGACGATCGCGAGGGTGTCCATGCTCAGGGGCACGTTCAGCAGGGTCAGGCCCGGAAGGCCGGGCGACATCTCGCCCTCGCCGCCCACATTGGGCACGTTCAGCCCGAAGATCATCGCCAGCGCCGTGACGACCACGATCGCCACCAGCGCCGAAGGCACCACCGTCGTCAGGCGCGGCAGTACGATCACGATCAGCAGCGTCAGCGCGAACAGCGGATAGACCGCCCCCGGCACGTCGATGATATGCGGCACCTGCGCAAAGAAGATCAGGATCCCCAAGGCGTTCACGAAGCCGATCATCACCGATCGCGGGATGAACCGCATCAGCCGCGCCAGACCGAGGAAGCCGAAGGCGATCTGGATCGCCCCCGCCAACAGGATCGTCGGCAGGATGTATTCCATCCCGTATTCGCGCACCATCGGCCCGATCACCAGCGCGATGGACCCGGCCGCGGCCGTGACCATGCCCGGACGCCCCCCAAGCACCGACATCACGAAGCACAGCACGATGGAGGCGACGAGCGCCGTCTTGGGATCGACCCCCGAGATGAAGGAGAAGGAGATCACCTCCGGGATGAGGGCAAGCGCCGTGACGACGCCGGCCAGCACCTCGCGCGTCAGCACGCGGGGCTGGCGCACCACGTCCACGATCCCGGGTGAATCGCTCGTGCCGTTCTGCGGCACCGTCTGGGTTTCCGTTACCATGTCATTTCCTGACTGTGGCCGCGCACCCGTGTCCCGCCTGCATATCGGCGGATAAGCTGTGAAGGATATGTCCGCCTGCGACGCTGCAGGGCGGGGTCCGGCAGCGGACCCGTTTCAATAAGTGCAGCCGAATGGCGCATCCGCCAAAGGCGTATCGGCGATCCGGCCGCACAGATCGTGATTGCCCGAAGCGGGGACGAAAGACAAGCGCCTTTCGCCCCCGCGCCGCCCTCTCAGGCCCATTCGCCCTTGCGGAACACCGGCACGCGGCGGCCATCCGCATGCACGCCGTCGATGTCGATCTGCCCCGAGCCGATCATCCAGTCCACATGGATCAGGCTGGAATTGCCGCCCTGCGCGCGGACCTGCTCGGCCGTGGGGTCGCCCTCGAAGCATTTGGCGTAGCATTGGCCGAGCGCGATATGCGAGGCCGCGTTCTCGTCATAGAGCGTGTTGTAGAAGAGGAGCCCCGAGGCCGAGATCGGCGAGGAATGGGGCACCAGCGCCACCTCTCCCAGACGGCGCGCGCCTTCGTCGGTGTCGATCAGCTTGCGCAGCACATCCTCGCCCTTGGTGGCATGCGCCTCGGTGATGGCACCGTCCTTGAAGGTGACGCGGATGCCGTCGATCAGGGTGCCCTGATGCGCAAGGGGTTTGGTCGCGCTGACATGACCCTCCACGCGCAGGGCGTGGGGGGTGGTGAACACCTCTTCGGTGGGGATGTTCGGATTGCAGGTGATGCCGTTGCGCGCCACCGACGCGCCGCCCATCCAGCGGTGCCCGTCGGCAAGGCCCACCGTCAGATCGGTGCCGGGGCCGGTGAAGTGCAGCGCGGCGAAGCCTTGCTCGTTCAGCCAAGCCGAGCGGCTGCGCAGGGCGTCGTTATGCGCCTGCCACGCCCCGACCGGATCGTCGCCATCCACGCGGCTGGCGGCGAAGATCGCCTCGGCGAGCCGCGTCACGGCCTCGTCCTCGGGCAGGTCCGGGAAGACCTGACGCGCCCAAGACGGGTTGGGATAGCTCACGATGTTCCAGTTGATGTCGAAGCCCGAGATCTTCTCCAGCGCCGGTTTGTAGGCGCGGGACTGCGCGCGGCCCGCGCGGCTGACCTTGGCCGGATCCTGCCCCGCCAGCAGGGCCGGATTCTCGCCCGATACCGCCAGACGGGCGGTGTTCGCGCCGAACGCCTCGGCCATGCCGCGATAGAGCCAGTCCGCCGCGCGGTCGAAGCTCTCCTCCCGAGCATGGGCGTAACGGGCCAGCGTCACCTCTTCGTCGGAGAAAAGCGGCGTGACCACGCCCGCCCCCGCCGCATAGGCATGCGCCGCGATCCGCCGCACCAGCGGCAGCGCCGCCACGGGCGCGGTCAGCAAAAGGTCCTGCCCTGGTTGCAGGTTCAGGCCGACCTTCACGGCGACTTCCGCCAGCCGGTCGAGTTTCACGGAATCGATCACCATCGCGCATCCTCCAGTATTCGGCTGCGAAGATGGCGCGGCGGGGGCCGGGGTGCAAGGCGAAGGGCCCTTGCACCCCCACCGGACATTTGCGAGCCTGCGACCGAAACGCGCACCCCGCCTGCGACCTTCGTCGCCGGCCCTGCCGGAGACAGCCTTCCATGACATCGTCCGCCGCCTTCATCGGCCTTGCCCTCGCCTTCGCCGTCGGGATGATCGGCACCACGCTGCCAACCCCGCTCTATCCCGATTATCAGCAGGCGATGGGCTTTTCGCAGCTGACGATCACGGTGATCTTCGCGGTCTATGCGCTTGGGGTGGTGGCATCGCTCCTGATCTTCGGGCGCTGGTCGGACCAGTTGGGCCGCCGTCCGATGCTGCTGGCGGCCTTGGCGCTCTCGGCGGCGACGGACCTCATGTTCCTGCAAGCGGACGGGCTGATGGCGATCCTTGCCGCGCGCGTTCTGTCGGGGCTGTCGGCCGGGATCCTGACCACCACCGCCAGCGTCGCGGTGATGGAGGCCGCCCCCGAGGGCAAGCGCCGCGCCGGAACGCTGGCGGCCACCGCCGCCAATATGGGCGGGCTGGGCCTCGGCCCGATCTTTGCCGGGGTGATCGCATCGCTGCTGCCGCAGCCGCTGATCTGGCCCTATGCGCTGCATCTTTTGCTGGTGGTCGTTGCCGTGGTTTTCGTCCTGCGCGCCAACGAGACGGTGGAGCGCAAGCCCTCGCCCGATCTGGGGGTGCAGCGTCCGGCGCTGCCGTCGGATGCGGCCTCGGTCTTCGTGCCGGCGGCGGTGGCGGCGTTCGCGGGGTTCATGGTCTGCGGCTTCTTCACGGCCGTCGCGCCGGGGGTGATGACGCGCGATCTGAATTATTCGAACCCGGCGCTGATCGGGCTCGTCGCGGGGATCCTGTTCCTCGCCTCCACCCTTGGGCAGGCGGTGCTGGACCGCATTCCCGAGAAACGCCGCCTGCCGGTGGGCACGGCGGTGCTGCTGGCGGGGGTGCTGGTGGTGGCGATGGCGCTCGGCCTGCGGATGCTGGCGCCGCTTTTGGCGGGCGCGGTCATCGCGGGGATCGGTCAGGGCATCGCCTTCCGCGCGGGGCTGGCGGCCGTGGTCGGCGCCACGTCCGAGGATCGGCGCGCGGCCACGACGGCGAGCTATTTCATCGTGGCCTATATCGCCATCTCGTTGCCCGTGGTGGGGGTTGGCCTTCTCAGCGGGGCGATCGGGCTGCATGTGACCAGCCTCGTCTTTGCCGGGCTGGTGGCGGCGCTGTGCTGCGCCGCCCTCGTGATGCTGATCCGCAAGCGATCAGTGCCGTCCTGATCCGCCATCCAGCGGCATCGTCACCGGATCGCGGCGGCGCAGACCCAGAAGCTGATACAGCAGGATCGCCGCCAGCGTGGCCGTGCCGATGCCGCCCACCGCGAAACCGCCCAGCGTCACGCTGAAATCACCTGCGCCGAAGACCAGCGTCACCCCCACGGTGATCAGGTTGCGCGGGTCGTCGTGCTCCAGCCCAGACGCTCCTCGGGTTGGACGACGGCGCCTTGCGCGATCGTCCAGCGCGGGAAATAGCTCATACCGCCCCCCGTTTGGGCCGGGGCGCGAGCGCGGCATCGGCCGTCGCGATGAAATCCGCCGCGATCTGCGGCGGGCGCGTCGCAAGGCTGACCCCGACGAACAGCGCGGCGGCGACCGGCAGGCCGAGTATCCCCGCCGGCAGGCCCATCAGGCTGTTGCCCGTGGCATACATCGCGATCACGAAAGCGCCGCCCCCCGCCATGCTGGCGATGGACCCCGCCGCCGTTCCGCGCCGCCAGAAGAAGGCCCCGACGATGGAGGGCACCACCACGATCAGCCCCGCCGAGGCGGCGACCGACAGCAGCGCGATCAGATCAAGCTCCAGCGCGGCGAAGATCAGCGACAGCACCGCGATCACCGGGATCACCAGCTTGCCCAGCCACAGCTGGCGCTGATCCCCCGCCCCCGACAGCGGCGCATAGACATCGCGCGCCAGCATCGACGACAGCGTCAGCAGGATCGAATCGATGGTGGAGATGGCCGCCGCCAGAATCCCGATCATCACGATCATGCCCAGCACCGGGGGCACATGGTCCGAGGCCAGCAGCGTCGCCGTCGCAAGGTCCGGCCGCTCCAGCCCTG
This DNA window, taken from Falsirhodobacter algicola, encodes the following:
- a CDS encoding MFS transporter; protein product: MTSSAAFIGLALAFAVGMIGTTLPTPLYPDYQQAMGFSQLTITVIFAVYALGVVASLLIFGRWSDQLGRRPMLLAALALSAATDLMFLQADGLMAILAARVLSGLSAGILTTTASVAVMEAAPEGKRRAGTLAATAANMGGLGLGPIFAGVIASLLPQPLIWPYALHLLLVVVAVVFVLRANETVERKPSPDLGVQRPALPSDAASVFVPAAVAAFAGFMVCGFFTAVAPGVMTRDLNYSNPALIGLVAGILFLASTLGQAVLDRIPEKRRLPVGTAVLLAGVLVVAMALGLRMLAPLLAGAVIAGIGQGIAFRAGLAAVVGATSEDRRAATTASYFIVAYIAISLPVVGVGLLSGAIGLHVTSLVFAGLVAALCCAALVMLIRKRSVPS